AAGGGGGCGCAGACGCTGACGTTCCGTCCGGTCGGTGCCACCCCGGTCGGGATCGGCGCCGACGAGCAGCGGGTGCGCAACTGGCTGCAGGGCGCCCTGCTGGCCTCCGACGCCCCGCCCAGCCGGGCGTTCCCGCACGAGCGCGCCATCGAGGAGCTGGTGCGGCGCCTGCAGCAGGAGCACGAGCGCGGCGCTGACCCGTTCGGCCGCTACCGCGCCCGCCGGGACGCGCCCCCGGCCGTCCAGCTCGTCTCCTGACCCGGCGCAGATATAACCCCGACCCGGCCCAGACATCACCCCGACCCGGCCCAGATGTCGCGTTGACCCGGCCTGAAGTGTCCGGCCGAGGCTGCGTCAGCGGGCGGTCTCGGCCCGGAACCGGTCGGCGGGGTAGACCCCGATCACCTTCACCTCGGTGGTAAAGAAGGCCAGCTCCTCCAGCGCCCGCCGCAGCGGCGGGTCGTCGGGGTGGGCGTCGACCTCGGCGAGGAACTGGGTGGCGGTGAAGTGCCCGTCGACCATGTAGCTCTCGAGCTTGGTCATGTTGACGCCGTTGGTGGCGAAGCCGCCCAGCGCCTTGTAGAGCGCCGCGGGCAGGTTGCGGACGTTGAAGATGAACGTCGTGACCACCGGCCCGTCGCCGGCGGCGGCGAGCCGGGCGTCGCGCGAGAGCACCACGAAGCGGGTGGTGTTGTGCTCCTCGTCCTCGATGTCCGCGGCCAGCACCTCGAGCCCGTAGATATCCGCGGCCAGCGGGGGCGAGATCGCGGCCTGGGTGACGTCGCCGGCCTCGGCGACCTCGCGGGCCGCGCCGGCGGTGTCGCCGGAGATCTGGGGGACCAGGCCGTGCTCGCGGATGATCCGGCGGCACTGGCCGAGGGCGTGCACGTGGCTGTGCACGGTGCGGATGGTGCCCAGGTCGGCGCCGGGGACGGCCATCAGGTGGAAGCGGATGCGCAGGAAGTGCTCGGCCACGATGTGCAGCGACGACGCCGGCAGGAAGTGGTGTATGTCGGCCACCCGACCCGCGATCGAGTTGTCGATCGGGATCATCGCCAGGTCCGCCTCCCCGCCCTCGACGGCGGCGAAGACGTCCTCGAAGGAGGCGCACGCCAGGGCCTCCCAGTCGGGGTAGTGCTCCTGGCACACGATGTGGGAGTTCGCTCCCGGCTCGCCCTGGTAGGCGATGCGTCTCACGGTCGGCACGCAGGTGAGTCTAGGGTCGGCTCGTGCTCGCCCTCGCCGTCGTCTCCCTGGTGGTCGCCCTGGCCGCGCTCGCCCTCGCAGCCCTGGCCATGCGGCGTACGTCGCCGGGGCCGACGGGCGCCGACGCGCTGCCCGAGGACGTGGTCGGGCTGCGCCGCGAGGTGGCTGCGCTGCGCGCGGAGGCCGGTGACGCGCTGCGGCACCTGGCGGTGGTGCGCTACGACGCGTTCGGCGACATGGGCGGGCACCTGTCCTGGTCGGTGGCGCTGCTCGACGACGGCGGCAACGGGGTCGTGCTCACCTCCATCCACGGCCGCAGCGAGGCGCGCACCTACGCCAAGTCGGTCACCGGCTGGTCCTGCGAGCAGCAGCTCTCCCCCGAGGAGGAGGAGGCGGTCGGCGCCGCCCGGCCCGCGGCTCGCTGAGCCTGGCAGTATCACCTGGTGACCGAGCCGACGTACGCCGCTGTCGACAGGTCCGCCGACCCCGCTCGGTGGTGGACGCTGGTCGCCGTGTGCACCGGCGTGTTCATGCTGCTGCTCGACATCACCATCGTCAACGTCGCGCTGCCCGACATCCAGGCCCAGCTCGACGCGAGCCTGGCCGACCTGCAGTGGGTGATCGACGCCTACGCGTTGAGCCTTGCGGCCCTGCTGCTCACGGCCGGCTCGCTGGCCGACCTCTTCGGTCGCCGCAAGGTCTTCGCGATCGGGATCGTGCTGTTCACCCTGGGCTCGCTGGCGTGCGGTCTGGCCCAGGACGTGCTGTTCCTGACCCTGGCCCGCGCGTTCCAGGGCATCGGCGGGGCGGCGATGTTCGCGACCGCGCTGGCGCTGCTGGCCACGGCCTTCACGGGTCGCGAGCGGGGCATCGCCTTCGGCGCGTTCGGCGCCACCACCGGCGTCGCGGTCGCGATCGGGCCGGTGCTGGGCGGGGTGCTGACCAGCGGCTTGTCGTGGCGCTGGATCTTCTTCGTCAACATCCCGATCTGCGCGGTCGCCCTGCTGGTGACCCTGGGCAAGGTCCGCGAGTCGCGGGATCCCCGGGCCGGGCGGCCCGACTGGGCGGGTTTCCTCACCTTCAGCCTCGCGCTCGCGAGCCTCGTCTACGGCCTCATCGAGGCCGGTCAGCCGATGCGAGGCTGGGGTGACACCCGCGTGGTCGTCTGCCTCGTGGCAGCGGTCGTGCTCCTGGCGGTCTTCGTCGTCACCCAGCTGCGCCAGCAGCAATCGATGCTCGACCTGCGGCTGCTGCGCAAGCCGACCTTCGTCGGCGGTCTCGTGGCGGCCTTCGGCGTGTCGGCCTCGATCTTCTCGCTGCTGGCCTACCTCGTGATCTACCTGCAGAACGTGCTCGGCTACTCCGCGGTCGGGACCGGCGTGCGGCTGCTGTTCCTCTCGGGCGCCTCGTTCGTGGTCGCCGCCGCGGCCGGCCGGCTGACCGAGAAGGTGCCCGCGAAGTGGCTCATCGCCCCGGGCTTCCTGCTGCTGGGCGTCGGCCTGCTGCTCCTGTGGGGCATCGAGCCGGACTCGTCGTGGACCGGGCTGATCCCCGGGCTCATCGTCACCGGCGTCGCGATCGGGCTGATCAACCCGCCGCTGGCCTCCACCGCGGTCGGGGTGGTGAGCACCGACCGGGCCGGGATGGCCTCCGGGGTGAACTCGACGTTCCGCCAGGTCGGGATCGCCACCGGCATCGCCGCGCTCGGGTCGATCTTCGGCAACCAGATCTCCTCGACCGTGCGCGACGAGCTCACCGGGAAGGTGCCCGACCAGGCGCTGATGGGGCTCCAGGGCGCCCTCTCGGGGGGCCAGGTGGAGCGTGCGGCGGACGCCGCCCGGCAGGGCGCGGAGCAGAGCGGAGGCGGCACCGCGGGCCAGCAGGCCTACGACCTGGTGACCTCGGTAGGCACCTCGGCCGTCGTCGAGGCGCTCAACCACATCATCGCGATCGCCGCGGTGATCGCCTTCACCTCGGCCGTGCTGTGCCTGGCGCTGATCCGGCAGCGGGACTTCGTGACCCCCGGGGCGCCCGCAACGGTGTCAAGCAAGTCTTGACGCGGCCGACGTGTCAATCTACGGTTGACGCATGAGTCCCCTCTCTCGCACCCTCGATCTCTCGACGCTCGGGGCGGTCGTCATCGGGCTCCTCCTCCTCGTGCTCGGCCTGCAGGTCGACGGGTTCGTCGGGGGGATGGGGCAGGGTGCCGGCGCCGCCCTGGTGGTGCTCGGCGCCGTGCTGCTCCTCAGGCGGCGGCGCGGGCCCGACCGTGTCGACCACGGCTGGCTGCCCAGTCGCGATGGCGAGCGCTGAGCCGCCGGCTCCCGACCTCTCCGAGGCGCTGGGAGCCGCGATCCTGGGCAGCCTCCCCCCGAGCGACGAGGAGCAGGACCACCTCGCCATCGTGCGGCGCAGCGCCCAGGCGGAGCAGGAGGTGCGCCGGCTCCTGGGCCAGGCCGTCTCCGCGGCCCGCGCCTCGGGGCACAGCTGGGCCGCGCTCGGGTCCGAGCTGGGGATGAGCCGCCAGGCCGCACAGCAGCGCTTCGGCACGATGCCCGGGGCCGGGGGCCCCGACGAGCTCGAGGGCGGGCCGCACGGGACGGTCGAGGAGCGGTGGCTCGGCCCCGTCACCGCGTTCGACGAGATGGCCGAGCTCGCGCTCGCGGGTCGGCTGGGCTGGCGCACGGTCGGCGCGGGGATGCTGCGCCACCGGGTCCGGCGTACGTCGACGCAGTGGGAGCACCGCCGCGTGGTGTGGGTGGGCGCGACGTCGCGCTACGAGCAGGACGGCTGGGAGGTGGCCGTGCGGGCCTTCCCGTGGGTCTACCTGGTGCGCGACACCGGCCGGCCGGCCGGCGAGGCGCCCGGGCCGACGCTCAGCGAGGGACCCTGACCAGCATCCGGCCGTGGATGCACTCCATCCGCAGCTCGCGGCCCGAGCCGATGGAGTCGCCGTCGAGCTGGCGCGGGGTGTCGGCGGAGGTGCGCACGACGACGGAGGCGCCGGTCATCCGGTTGACCAGGTCGTCGGTGTGCTTGCGCTTGAGCAGCACCCGCCAGGCCAGCGGGATCCAGGAGAAGAAGTTGCGCGGGTGCAGGATCACCACGTCGAGCTCGCCGTCATCGATCGTCGCGTCCGGCAGCAGCGGCATCCCGGCCTGCAGGAAGCCGACGTTGCCGACGACCACGGTGCGGGCGCGGTGGGTGCTGAACTCCCCGCCGTCCACGCTGACCTCGACCTTCATGGCCGGGAACATCAGCGACTTCAGCCCGGACAGCACGTAGGCCAGCCACCCGACGCGCTTCTTGATGTCCTCGTTGACGCCCTCCATGATCGCGGCGTCGAAGCCCATCCCGGCCATCACCATGAAGTGGGTGCGCTCGAGGCCGTCGCCCTCGACGGAGACCATGTCGATGGCCCGGTCCTGCCCGGTCAGGGCCACGTCGATGGCGGCGCGCAGGTAGAGCGGGATGCCCAGGTTGCGGGCCAGCAGGTTGCCGGTGCCGGCCGGCACGATGCCGACCGGGATGCCGGTGCCGGCGAGCTCGGCGCACACCTCGCGCACGGTGCCGTCGCCACCGCAGACCAGCACCATGTCGGCGCCGGCCACGGACGCCGCCTCGGCCATCCCGCGGCCCGGGTCCTCGACGGTGGTCAGGTGCCAGGTGGGCTCCGACCAGCCGGCCTCGGCCGCCATCGCCGAGACCGTGGCCCGGAAGGCGCCCTGGTCCTCGACCTTGATCGGGTTCAGCACCACCGCGAGCCCCCGGGCCATCGGGAACGGGTCGGGCAGCGGATCAGACTTGACCGCGTGGCTGCGAGGACGGGGGGAGTAGAAGGCCAGCGTCAGCAGCGCCACCCCGATGCCGAGCAGCACGCCCGCGACCACGTCGGTGGCGTAGTGCCGCCCGAGCAGCACCCGGTCGAGCCCGGCGACGACGACCAGCGCGGTGGCAGCGACGTACACGAGGCGACGGGTGCTGAGGCGGCGCACGAGCATGATCGCGAGCACCACGCACACCGCCGCGAAGGCCGCGGTGGACGAGGCGTGGCCCGACGGGAACGCGTTGCTCGACAGCGCCGACTCCGCGTCCTGCCACTGCGGGCGGTCGCGGGCGACCAGCAGCTTGAGACCGGTGGTGGCGGCCGCGGTCACGCCCATCACGACGACGGCGTACGCCGCTGCCCGGCGGTGCCCGCGCGCGAACATGGCCGCGGCCAGCGCGATCGTCAGCACCGTCATCCCGGTCGTGCCGAGCCCCGCCTCGACCCAGCGCAGCGGCGGGTGCAGCCAACCGACGTCGACCGCCCACACCTCGAGCGGCTCCCCACGGTCGTCGAGCCCCGCCAACGGGCCCCAGCCGCCGGTGACGGCGAGGGCGAGCAGGGTGAACACGGCGAAGCAGGCGACGGCCCAGCTCAGCAGCACGTATCGGGAGCGGTCCAGCACGCCGACCAGTATGGGTGACGCCCGCGGCCACGACGGGGGTGAGGCGCCGCGGGGGCCGGCGATAGCCTCTGTCCATGATCGATCCCCGCATCCTGCGTGACGACCCCGACCGCGTCCGAGCCTCGCTGACCAAGCGAGGGCTGCCCACGGACGTCGTGGACCGCGCGCTGGCCGCCGACACCGCGCGACGCTCGGCCATCGCGGCGTACGAGACGAGGCGTGCGGAGCAGAAGCAGCTGGGCAAGCAGATCCCGCAGGCACAGGGCGAGGAGAAGCAGGCGCTGCTGGCGCAGACCAAGACCCTCGCCGCCGACGTGAAGGCCGCCGAGGCCGCCCAGGTCGAGGCCGAGGCGACCTGGCAGGGCGCGCTGGCCTCGATGCCGAACCTCACCTCCGAGGAGACCCCGCCGGGCGGCGAGGACGACTTCGTGGTGCTGGAGACCATCGGCACCCCGCGCGACTTCGCGGCCGAGGGCTTCGAGCCGCGCGACCACGTCGAGCTGGGCAAGATGCTCGGCGCGATCGACATCGAGCGCGGCGCCAAGGTCTCGGGCAGCCGGTTCTACTTCCTGACCGGCATCGGCGCCCAGCTCGAGCTGGCCCTGGTCAACCTGGCCATGGAGCAGGCCCGCGCGGCCGGGTTCATCCAGGTCGTGCCGCCGTCGCTGGTTCGCCCGCGCGCGATGGAGGGCACCGGCTTCCTGGGCCAGGCCGCCGACGACGTCTACCGGATCGAGGGAGAGGACCTCTACCTCGTGGGCACCTCGGAGGTGCCGATGGCGGCGTTCCACTCCGACGAGATCCTCGACGGTGACGACCTGCCGCTGCGCTACGCCGCCTTCAGCCCGTGCTTCCGCAAGGAGGCCGGCTCTCACGGCAAGGACACCAAGGGCATCATCCGGGTGCACTGGTTCGACAAGGTCGAGATGTTCGTCTACACCACCCTCGAGGACGCCGAGGCCGAGCACCAGCGGCTGCTGGGCTGGGAGAAGGCCTTCCTCGACAAGCTCGAGCTGGCCTACCAGGTCATCGACGTCGCGGCCGGCGACCTCGGGCTCTCGGCCATCCGCAAGTTCGACTGCGAGGCCTGGATCCCGACCCAGGGCAAGTACCGCGAGCTCACCTCGACCTCCAACTGCACCGACTTCCAGACCCGGCGCCTCGACACCCGCGGCCGGTTCGCCACCGACAACGGCACCGAGATGCGCCCGGTCGCCACGCTCAACGGCACCCTGTGCGCGATGACCCGCACCATCGTGGCCATCCTCGAGACCCACCAGCAGGCCGACGGCTCGGTCCGCGTCCCGAAGGCGCTGCAGCCCTACCTGGGCGGCCTCGAGGTCATGGAGCCGGTCGCCCGATGAGCGCGCCCGTCCCCGGCCCCGCGCCGGTCGCCGGCTGGACGCCGCGGCTGGTGGCCCTCGACATCGACGGCACGCTGCTGCGCTGGATCGACGGCACCGGCACCTCGCACGAGGAGATCACGCCGGCCGTCCACGACGCCGTACGCCGGGCGCAGGAGGCGGGTGCGCACATCGTGCTGGCCTCGGGCCGCTCGCCGGACGGGATGACCGGCGTCGCCGACATGCTCGGGCTCGCCACCGAGGAGCACCCGGTGTGGGTGGTGGCCTCCAACGGGGCGGTCGTCTTCCGCTACCCGCCGATGCAGGTCGTGCACGAGCAGACCTTCGACGCCCGTCCCGCTGTGGCGGCCGTGCTCGCCGAGCACCCGAACGCACTGGTCGCGGTCGAGGAGCGCGGCGTGGGCTACCGGGTCAACCGGCAGTTCCCCGACGGAGAGCTGTCGGGGGAGATGATCCTGGCCGAGGTGGATCGGATGGTCGCCGAGCCGGTCAGCCGCGTCATCATCCGCGACCCCGACGCGACCGTCGACGACTTCGTCGCCCTCGCCGGCCGCCTGGGCCTGCACGGCACCGACTACATCGTGGGCTGGACGGCCTGGATGGATCTGGCCCCGGTCGGCGTGTCCAAGGCCTCCGGGCTGGCGCAGGTGGCCGACGACCTCGGCATCGACGCCGCGGACGTGCTGGCCATCGGCGACGGGCGCAACGACCTGGAGATGCTCGCGTGGGCCGGGCGCGGGGTGGCGATGGGCCAGGCGATCGAGCAGGTCCGCTCGGCGGCCGACGCCGTGACCGCCACCGTCGACGACGACGGGGCCGCGCTCGAGATGTCGCGCTACTGGCCGGCATGAGCACCGACGGGGGCCCCGGCCCGCTGCCCGGCGAGATCCGCACCGAACGGCTGGTGCTGCCGCTGTGGAGCGCCGACGAGGCCGCCGACATCCTCGCCGGGCGGCACCGGCCGCACTGGCACCCCGACTTCCCCCGCCCCGACGACCGTGACGCGGCCACGCTCTTCGTGCTCGGCAGCGGGTGGAGCTCGCGCCACGTGGTGCGAGGCACCACGGTGCTCGGCTCGATCGGTTTCTTCGGGCCCCCCGCACCCGCCGCCGACGGTGTGCTCGAGGCGGAGGTCGGCTACGGCCTGGTCGCGCAGGCGCAGGGCTACGGGTTCGCCAGCGAGGCGCTGCGCGGCGTCCTCGCCGCCACCGACGCGGCCGGCGTGCGGGTGCGCGCCGCGGTCGCCCCCGAGAACCGGGCCAGCCTCAAGGTGCTGGCCGGCTGCGGCTTCACCGGGCTGCGCGGCAGCAACGAGGACGGCCACCTGGTGATGGTGCGGCCGCTGCCGGCGGTGTCCGCGTGACCCGGCCGCCCGACCCGCTCGAGCTGCCCCGGCTGCACCGGCCGCCGCGGCTGGTCGCGACCGACCTCGACGGCACGCTGGTGCGCAGCGACGGCACCGTCTCGCCCTACACCCGTGAGGTGCTGCTCGAGCTCGACCGCCGCGACGTGCCGGTCGTGTTCGTCACCGGCCGCCCGCTGCGCTGGGCCGCCGACGTCTTCGAGCACGTCGGCGCCCACGGGCTGGCGATCATCTCCAACGGTGCGCTCGTCTGGGACGTCACCGGCGACCGCGCGGTGCTCGAGCGGCCGATCCAGCCCTCCCTGGGCCTCGAGGTCTGCGCGGCCCTGCGCGCCGCGGTGCCCGGCACGGCGTACGCCGTCGAGACGGTGCGGGGCATCGAGCTGGAGCCCTCGTTCATGGAGCGCTACCAGGTGCCCGACGCTGTCCGCCGTGCTCCGGTCGAGGAGCTCTTCGACGGGCCGGCGCTCAAGCTGCTGGCCCGCCACGAGGAGCTGGGGCCTCAGGAGTTCTGGGACGTCGCCGAGGAGGTCACCGGCGGGCGCCTGGTCATCACCTGGTCGTCGACCACGACGCTGCTCGAGATCAGCGGCCCCGAGGTCACCAAGGCGTCCACGCTGGAGCTGCTCTGCGCCGAGCGGGGGATCGAGGCCGCCGACGTCATCGCCTTCGGCGACATGCCCAACGACCTGCCGATGCTCGGCTGGGCGGGGACGTCGTACGCCATGGCCGACGCGCACCACACGGTCACCGAGCTGGCCGACCACGTCGCCCCCGGGCACGACGAGGACGGCGTGGCGCGGGTCCTGGCTGGTGTGTTCGGCCTGTGATCTGGTCTCATGTCATCGTGCCGAGCCCCCGTTCCGTGACCGCGCGACCCGGCTCGCCTGCGCTCGCGAGGCGGCTGGGCGCCCCGCTGGTCGGCCTCGGGCTGCTGCTGGGCCTGCTGCTGGGCCCGCTGCTGGGGATGGGCTCCCTGCTGTCGCCCGCGGCCGCGAGCGGCCAGAAGTGCGACAGCGACACCTCCGTCAGCTCCCGGGCCCGCCAGGCCCAGGCCGTCTTCACGGGCAAGGTCGTGTCGAGCTCCGCGAAGCGTCTCTCGGGCGGCCAGCGCGGCGTCGAGGTCACCCACGAGGTCGAGGTCGATCTCGTCTACAAGGGCGGCAGCCGGGTCACCGAGACCACGGTCGAGGTCGTCACCACCCGCAGCTCGGGCGGGTGCGACCTGGGACGTTTGCAGGACGACACGACGTACGCCTTCTTCGTCACCGGTGACGAGGAGAGCCGGCTCCTGGCCGCCGGGGACAGCGGGACCGCTCCCAGCGACGCCGCCCTGATGCGGGAGGTCGAGCAGATCTTCCCGAACCCCTCGCCGCCGGTGGCTGCCGAGCCGCCCTCGGCGCAGTTCGACCGTCTCCAGCTCGAGCCGCTCAGGCCGCTCTCGCGGGCCCTGGCCCCCGGCGCCGCGATGGTCATCGTCGGAGGACTCGGGCTGATCCTGGCCCGCCGCCTCGCCCGCCGCTGACCCGGCGCAAATCTCTCGCCGACCCGGCCCAGATGTTGCACTGACCCGGCCCATATGTCGCGTCGACCCGGCCCGGATGTCGCACTGACCCGGCCCAGATGTCGCACTGACCCGGCCCGGATGTCTCGGCCAGGGGTGCTGCTCTGCGCCGACTCGACGGGCTATGCGGGCCGACTCGGCGGGATATCTGGGCCGGGTCGCGGTGGGTCAGAGGTACATGCCGCCGGAGTCGCCGGGCTGGGCACCGGGGTCGCCGCCGGGCCGGGCGCCGGGACCCTGCTGACCCGTCGGGCCCGGGGGCAAGCTGCGCCGCATGTGCTCGAACTGGGCCTTGGCGGCCATCTGCTGGGCGTAGATCGCGGTCTGGATGCCGTGGAAGAGGCCCTCGAGCCACCCGACGAGCTGCGCCTGCGCGATCCGCAGCTCGGCCTCGGTGGGCAGGCCCTCCTCGGTGAAGGGCAGCGAGAGCCGGTCCAGCTCCTCGACCAGCTCGGGGGCCAGGCCGTCCTCGAGCTCGGCGATGGAGGCCTGGTGGATGTTCTTGAGGCGCTGGCGGCTCGCCTCGTCGAGCGGCGCGGCCTTCACCTCCTCGAGGAGCTGCTTGATCATGTTGCCGATCCGCATGACCTTCGCGGGCTGCTCGACGAGCTCGGTGATCGAGCGCTCGCCGCCGTCCTCGCGCTCGCCGCCGTCCCCGTCCTGACCGGCCAGGTCGAGCGCCGAGGCCGGCATCGTGGCCATCGGC
This Nocardioides dokdonensis FR1436 DNA region includes the following protein-coding sequences:
- a CDS encoding prephenate dehydratase produces the protein MPTVRRIAYQGEPGANSHIVCQEHYPDWEALACASFEDVFAAVEGGEADLAMIPIDNSIAGRVADIHHFLPASSLHIVAEHFLRIRFHLMAVPGADLGTIRTVHSHVHALGQCRRIIREHGLVPQISGDTAGAAREVAEAGDVTQAAISPPLAADIYGLEVLAADIEDEEHNTTRFVVLSRDARLAAAGDGPVVTTFIFNVRNLPAALYKALGGFATNGVNMTKLESYMVDGHFTATQFLAEVDAHPDDPPLRRALEELAFFTTEVKVIGVYPADRFRAETAR
- a CDS encoding DUF4446 family protein yields the protein MLALAVVSLVVALAALALAALAMRRTSPGPTGADALPEDVVGLRREVAALRAEAGDALRHLAVVRYDAFGDMGGHLSWSVALLDDGGNGVVLTSIHGRSEARTYAKSVTGWSCEQQLSPEEEEAVGAARPAAR
- a CDS encoding MFS transporter, producing the protein MTEPTYAAVDRSADPARWWTLVAVCTGVFMLLLDITIVNVALPDIQAQLDASLADLQWVIDAYALSLAALLLTAGSLADLFGRRKVFAIGIVLFTLGSLACGLAQDVLFLTLARAFQGIGGAAMFATALALLATAFTGRERGIAFGAFGATTGVAVAIGPVLGGVLTSGLSWRWIFFVNIPICAVALLVTLGKVRESRDPRAGRPDWAGFLTFSLALASLVYGLIEAGQPMRGWGDTRVVVCLVAAVVLLAVFVVTQLRQQQSMLDLRLLRKPTFVGGLVAAFGVSASIFSLLAYLVIYLQNVLGYSAVGTGVRLLFLSGASFVVAAAAGRLTEKVPAKWLIAPGFLLLGVGLLLLWGIEPDSSWTGLIPGLIVTGVAIGLINPPLASTAVGVVSTDRAGMASGVNSTFRQVGIATGIAALGSIFGNQISSTVRDELTGKVPDQALMGLQGALSGGQVERAADAARQGAEQSGGGTAGQQAYDLVTSVGTSAVVEALNHIIAIAAVIAFTSAVLCLALIRQRDFVTPGAPATVSSKS
- a CDS encoding YegS/Rv2252/BmrU family lipid kinase produces the protein MLDRSRYVLLSWAVACFAVFTLLALAVTGGWGPLAGLDDRGEPLEVWAVDVGWLHPPLRWVEAGLGTTGMTVLTIALAAAMFARGHRRAAAYAVVVMGVTAAATTGLKLLVARDRPQWQDAESALSSNAFPSGHASSTAAFAAVCVVLAIMLVRRLSTRRLVYVAATALVVVAGLDRVLLGRHYATDVVAGVLLGIGVALLTLAFYSPRPRSHAVKSDPLPDPFPMARGLAVVLNPIKVEDQGAFRATVSAMAAEAGWSEPTWHLTTVEDPGRGMAEAASVAGADMVLVCGGDGTVREVCAELAGTGIPVGIVPAGTGNLLARNLGIPLYLRAAIDVALTGQDRAIDMVSVEGDGLERTHFMVMAGMGFDAAIMEGVNEDIKKRVGWLAYVLSGLKSLMFPAMKVEVSVDGGEFSTHRARTVVVGNVGFLQAGMPLLPDATIDDGELDVVILHPRNFFSWIPLAWRVLLKRKHTDDLVNRMTGASVVVRTSADTPRQLDGDSIGSGRELRMECIHGRMLVRVPR
- the serS gene encoding serine--tRNA ligase, with amino-acid sequence MIDPRILRDDPDRVRASLTKRGLPTDVVDRALAADTARRSAIAAYETRRAEQKQLGKQIPQAQGEEKQALLAQTKTLAADVKAAEAAQVEAEATWQGALASMPNLTSEETPPGGEDDFVVLETIGTPRDFAAEGFEPRDHVELGKMLGAIDIERGAKVSGSRFYFLTGIGAQLELALVNLAMEQARAAGFIQVVPPSLVRPRAMEGTGFLGQAADDVYRIEGEDLYLVGTSEVPMAAFHSDEILDGDDLPLRYAAFSPCFRKEAGSHGKDTKGIIRVHWFDKVEMFVYTTLEDAEAEHQRLLGWEKAFLDKLELAYQVIDVAAGDLGLSAIRKFDCEAWIPTQGKYRELTSTSNCTDFQTRRLDTRGRFATDNGTEMRPVATLNGTLCAMTRTIVAILETHQQADGSVRVPKALQPYLGGLEVMEPVAR
- a CDS encoding HAD family hydrolase translates to MSAPVPGPAPVAGWTPRLVALDIDGTLLRWIDGTGTSHEEITPAVHDAVRRAQEAGAHIVLASGRSPDGMTGVADMLGLATEEHPVWVVASNGAVVFRYPPMQVVHEQTFDARPAVAAVLAEHPNALVAVEERGVGYRVNRQFPDGELSGEMILAEVDRMVAEPVSRVIIRDPDATVDDFVALAGRLGLHGTDYIVGWTAWMDLAPVGVSKASGLAQVADDLGIDAADVLAIGDGRNDLEMLAWAGRGVAMGQAIEQVRSAADAVTATVDDDGAALEMSRYWPA
- a CDS encoding GNAT family N-acetyltransferase, producing MSTDGGPGPLPGEIRTERLVLPLWSADEAADILAGRHRPHWHPDFPRPDDRDAATLFVLGSGWSSRHVVRGTTVLGSIGFFGPPAPAADGVLEAEVGYGLVAQAQGYGFASEALRGVLAATDAAGVRVRAAVAPENRASLKVLAGCGFTGLRGSNEDGHLVMVRPLPAVSA
- a CDS encoding HAD family hydrolase: MTRPPDPLELPRLHRPPRLVATDLDGTLVRSDGTVSPYTREVLLELDRRDVPVVFVTGRPLRWAADVFEHVGAHGLAIISNGALVWDVTGDRAVLERPIQPSLGLEVCAALRAAVPGTAYAVETVRGIELEPSFMERYQVPDAVRRAPVEELFDGPALKLLARHEELGPQEFWDVAEEVTGGRLVITWSSTTTLLEISGPEVTKASTLELLCAERGIEAADVIAFGDMPNDLPMLGWAGTSYAMADAHHTVTELADHVAPGHDEDGVARVLAGVFGL
- a CDS encoding bacterial proteasome activator family protein is translated as MSQQSDTQPQPERPGSPEGEQDQQVVIVGPDGQPMATMPASALDLAGQDGDGGEREDGGERSITELVEQPAKVMRIGNMIKQLLEEVKAAPLDEASRQRLKNIHQASIAELEDGLAPELVEELDRLSLPFTEEGLPTEAELRIAQAQLVGWLEGLFHGIQTAIYAQQMAAKAQFEHMRRSLPPGPTGQQGPGARPGGDPGAQPGDSGGMYL